In the genome of Spea bombifrons isolate aSpeBom1 chromosome 11, aSpeBom1.2.pri, whole genome shotgun sequence, one region contains:
- the HMX2 gene encoding homeobox protein HMX2 codes for MSSKEEATKCAPATLSSFTIQSILQGTTSDRGRASVRPCTREPVSCREPSPATSSEEEEQEEEWRGHGCYCTENKESRGLSSNSCSPHRCPNNPQGSHSTERLRLPSPSHHDYTGEKERHFTPNTPSSGDRQRDGGDRQASSKKKTRTVFSRSQVYQLESTFDMKRYLSSSERACLASSLQLTETQVKTWFQNRRNKWKRQLSAELEAANMAHASAQTLVGMPLVFRDNSILRVPVPRSIAFPAPLYYPGSNMSLPLYNLYNKLEY; via the exons ATGAGCAGTAAAGAAGAGGCCACCAAGTGTGCCCCAGCGACTCTGTCCAGCTTCACCATCCAGTCCATCCTACAGGGCACTACATCTGATCGGGGGCGAGCAAGTGTCAGACCCTGTACCAGGGAACCAGTCTCATGCAGGGAGCCCAGCCCTGCCACATCCTCAGAGGAAGAGGAACAAGAAGAAGAATGGAGAGGACACGGGTGTTACTGCACTGAGAACAAGGAATCTAGGGGACTGTCATCCAACAGCTGCAGCCCCCACAGGTGTCCCA ATAATCCTCAAGGGTCACATAGTACAGAGAGACTACGACTTCCTTCTCCATCTCATCATGACTACACAGGAGAAAAGGAGAGACATTttaccccaaacaccccatctTCTGGTGATAGGCAGAGAGATGGAGGAGATAGGCAAGCTAGTTCGAAGAAGAAGACAAGGACCGTGTTCTCCAGGAGTCAGGTCTACCAGCTAGAGTCCACCTTTGATATGAAGAGGTACCTGAGCAGCTCGGAGAGGGCTTGCTTGGCTTCAAGTCTTCAACTGACGGAAACACAAGTCAAAACATGGTTCCAGAACCGAAGGAACAAATGGAAAAGACAATTATCAGCCGAGCTAGAAGCAGCCAACATGGCTCATGCGTCTGCACAAACTCTGGTGGGAATGCCGTTGGTCTTCAGAGACAACTCCATTCTGAGGGTCCCAGTGCCCAGATCAATTGCTTTTCCAGCTCCCCTCTACTATCCGGGCAGCAACATGTCTTTGCCTCTCTATAACCTGTACAACAAACTGGAATATTGA